From a region of the Drosophila ananassae strain 14024-0371.13 chromosome XL, ASM1763931v2, whole genome shotgun sequence genome:
- the LOC6503973 gene encoding myosin light chain 3: protein MEVFSEDMRSVHKFGFFHKRSELMIMLPQVPKLRDIFELFAVKVNARAQAKVEGTPAEAGIGAETVAGSAGTASVAGEADVEAKAKEEVNAEVKAEEGTAIGAGTEEQSGSVTVLGGAPTIDLSDVAECLRTMGLFPSEKWLSDRVVEQLRRREALGPLGAHVARRASFELVLTLYCQLATLNDELTADEVLVALRSCDRQRSGVLSYSELRHMLTTVGERLEEAEVFSLLHTVSDISGNVHYEHLVKKMFAKDGQTEETVHQARLYLQAIGRNAIDMDMAKRDEFIDALREADPSNTGYIDQSILLSVLNRSEEHFTSEELQILTRGMEDEGHPGINYRRFLRFIMHE, encoded by the coding sequence ATGGAGGTGTTTTCAGAAGACATGCGATCTGTCCACAAATTTGGATTCTTCCACAAACGGTCCGAGCTGATGATAATGTTGCCCCAGGTGCCCAAGCTGCGGGACATCTTTGAGCTGTTTGCCGTCAAGGTGAACGCAAGGGCGCAGGCGAAGGTGGAGGGAACTCCAGCCGAGGCAGGTATCGGAGCGGAGACGGTAGCGGGATCAGCAGGAACCGCCTCAGTGGCTGGAGAAGCAGACGTCGAAGCTAAGGCCAAAGAAGAAGTGAACGCAGAAGTAAAAGCTGAAGAAGGCACAGCAATTGGAGCTGGAACTGAAGAACAATCGGGCTCAGTAACCGTTTTAGGTGGGGCCCCGACAATAGATCTCTCTGATGTGGCCGAATGCCTCCGAACCATGGGCTTATTTCCCAGCGAAAAGTGGCTTTCCGACCGCGTGGTAGAGCAACTCCGTCGTCGCGAAGCGCTGGGACCATTGGGCGCCCATGTGGCAAGAAGGGCGTCCTTCGAGTTGGTCCTCACGCTCTACTGCCAACTGGCCACCCTGAATGACGAGCTCACCGCCGACGAGGTACTGGTAGCTCTGCGCAGTTGCGACCGCCAAAGATCCGGTGTCCTGTCCTACTCCGAACTGCGTCACATGCTGACCACCGTCGGTGAGCGcctggaggaggcggaggTCTTCAGTCTGCTCCATACAGTCTCGGACATTAGCGGGAATGTCCACTACGAGCATCTGGTAAAGAAGATGTTCGCCAAGGACGGCCAGACGGAGGAGACGGTGCATCAGGCCAGGCTGTATCTGCAGGCTATTGGCCGCAATGCCATCGACATGGACATGGCCAAGAGGGACGAGTTTATTGATGCCCTGCGAGAGGCCGATCCCAGCAACACTGGCTACATCGATCAATCTATTTTGCTCAGCGTACTCAATCGCAGCGAGGAACACTTCACCAGCGAGGAGCTGCAGATTCTAACCCGGGGCATGGAGGATGAGGGTCATCCGGGTATTAACTACAGGCGTTTCCTGCGCTTCATCATGCACGAGTAA
- the LOC6503971 gene encoding N-chimaerin, with product MPLNAGPETGGGKGVVASGSQEPSSPVQKVWKPELYKIQLEAPTPFPVRCARVRLTLPAKSKAEAVGANDLAVRLYGSEYHGVMGHLEAEELLANACEGSYLVRRSPQSDGYYTLSLRVNKRTKHFKVVYKPDKGHYLLDQDKCFDSVHDMVADGLINYHMELHAGPIIQQINQQTRNCYQQSPYMTLNGRKLRALSKEMAPEKPKDPAPTSQPAPGKDDQTDAEQKGESQLQQSQVRLPAAAAVDPMPLVYEKPHQFKVHTFKGLNWCEFCANFLWGFTAQGVKCEACGFVAHAKCSELVPPKCVPDLKRIRGVFGTDLTTMVQLEQHHPIPFVVRRCVEEVEARGMLQEGIYRVSGFADEIEALKLALDKDGEKTDMSETAYGNVNVIAGTLKLYLRLLPVPLITFQAYPSFMAAGRNSNLAEQLELMTEAVHRLPPAHYSCLQYMLEHLKRVASHYAVNKMNEHNLATVFAPTLIATPQHMTNLTEEIFMLSSLITHCKKIFS from the exons ATGCCCCTAAACGCAGGGCCGGAGACTGGCGGCGGTAAGGGCGTAGTGGCCAGTGGTTCCCAGGAGCCCAGCTCTCCCGTCCAGAAGGTCTGGAAGCCGGAGT TGTACAAGATTCAGTTGGAAGCTCCGACTCCTTTTCCAGTGCGCTGTGCGAGAGTCCGGCTGACGCTGCCGGCTAAATCCAAGGCAGAGGCTGTGGGGGCCAATGACTTGGCTGTGCGGCTGTACGGCTCCGAGTACCATGGCGTGATGGGTCACTTGGAGGCCGAGGAGCTGCTGGCTAATGCTTGCGAGGGAAGCTATCTCGTCCGGCGAAGTCCACAGTCTGACGGATACTACACTCTCAGTCTCCGGGTCAACAAGCGGACAAAACACTTTAAAGTGGTCTACAAGCCCGATAAAGGGCATTACCTTCTTGATCAGGACAAGTGCTTTGACTCGGTTCATGACATGGTGGCAGACGGGCTGATTAACTATCACATGGAGCTTCACGCCGGTCCGATTATCCAACAGATTAACCAGCAGACCCGAAACTGCTATCAACAGAGTCCCTACATGACGCTGAATGGGCGTAAGCTACGAGCGCTCTCCAAGGAGATGGCTCCAGAGAAGCCCAAGGATCCAGCGCCAACATCACAGCCGGCGCCAGGAAAAGACGATCAGACCGATGCCGAACAGAAAGGGGAGTCCCAGCTACAGCAGTCCCAAGTTAGGCTTCCGGCAGCTGCGGCGGTAGATCCCATGCCTCTGGTTTACGAGAAGCCGCATCAGTTCAAG GTGCACACCTTCAAGGGCCTCAACTGGTGTGAGTTCTGCGCCAATTTCTTGTGGGGATTCACCGCCCAGGGTGTCAAGTGTGAGGCATGTGGCTTTGTGGCTCACGCTAAGTGCTCTGAGCTGGTGCCGCCCAAGTGTGTGCCGGATTTGAAGCGCATTCGCGGTGTATTTGGCACAGATCTAACCACCATGGTCCAGCTGGAGCAGCACCATCCAATACCATTCGTAGTGCGCCGCTGTGTGGAAGAGGTTGAGGCCAGGGGCATGCTGCAGGAGGGCATCTATCGGGTTTCCGGATTTGCCGATGAAATCGAGGCCTTGAAGCTGGCTCTGGACAAGGACGGGGAAAAAACGGACATGTCGGAGACGGCCTATGGGAATGTTAACGTTATTGCCGGAACGCTAAAGCTCTATCTGCGCCTGTTGCCAGTGCCGCTGATCACATTTCAGGCCTATCCCAGTTTCATGGCGGCCGGCC GCAACAGCAACCTAGCTGAGCAGCTAGAACTCATGACCGAGGCAGTGCATCGTTTGCCACCTGCTCACTACAGCTGCCTGCAGTATATGCTGGAGCACCTGAAGCGCGTGGCCTCCCACTACGCGGTCAACAAGATGAACGAGCACAACTTGGCCACTGTATTCGCACCCACGTTGATTGCCACTCCCCAGCATATGACCAACCTCACCGAGGAGATCTTTATGCTTTCCTCGCTCATCACCCACTGCAAAAAGATCTTTTCCTGA
- the LOC6503970 gene encoding myosin-2 essential light chain isoform X1 has translation MYYYTAHVKPTFTTLEEFQEAFNLFDNRGDGKIQLSQVGECLRALGQNPTESDVKKCTHQLKPDERISFEVFLPIYQAISKARSGDTADDFIEGLRHFDKDASGYISSAELRHLLTTLGEKLTDEEVEQLLANMEDQQGNINYEEFVRMVMSG, from the exons ATGTATTACTATACGGCTCATGTGAAACCCACATTCACCACGCTGGAAG AATTCCAGGAGGCCTTCAATCTCTTTGACAACCGTGGCGATGGCAAGATCCAGCTCAGCCAGGTGGGCGAGTGCCTCAGGGCCTTGGGCCAGAACCCCACCGAGTCGGATGTGAAGAAGTGCACCCACCAACTGAAGCCCGATGAGCGCATTTCGTTCGAGGTCTTCCTGCCCATCTACCAGGCTATTTCGAAGGCCCGGTCGGGAGACACGGCCGACGATTTCATCGAGGGACTGCGTCACTTCGACAAGGACGCCAGTGGCTACATCTCCTCGGCCGAGCTGCGCCACCTGCTGACCACGCTCGGCGAGAAGCTGACCGATGAGGAGGTGGAGCAGCTGCTGGCCAACATGGAGGACCAGCAGGGCAACATCAACTACGAGGAGTTCGTGCGCATGGTTATGAGCGGTTAG
- the LOC26513670 gene encoding fibrous sheath CABYR-binding protein → MKEGNKQVEKPVATDANLAIKMRPESRGPMAQKLKDVKDQKPHFNEMANGLEALVTPVSSAVMTSKAKDCNLKLKRMAPFKLNASPGSVPLLDTSQLKRILDKMPSVEATQQLEAQFSEDQIRHAIDLCQHFTRQLGSQIEVVVGIEPRSLVATPEPMETEEVAVAEVPQEVFEPIDQLDPLEMTQEDPELPESEQLHQAEQPELSEILELEEQPDGTGPMGYMESTMFLLQPDGSYNLYTTQEPITEEMQPMSVRQIGIDDGPLIILTGGDGPVHYNATDTVAIDINESSVYILDTEESVVCYVEDSEGNVHLDMDSLIEYLPEEQDATVETVSSNGVYTASPIGMMPIPPPSPPATEALSEGTPVITALLVEGPVLETGVMDASVMATAGMMAPVMAAPVMPAPVIAAPVMENAVNEKPVMEEPVPSTSARCNTGKMKVDTFDAVVEPPLSQAPNPGHPNGSSPPEEEGKRKRHIPWDHDYAKCTWETIQGFTD, encoded by the exons ATGAAGGAAGGAAATAAGCAGGTGGAGAAACCAGTGGCAACTGATGCCAATTTGGCCATCAAAATGCGTCCGGAGAGCCGTGGTCCCATGGCCCAGAAACTGAAGGATGTGAAGGATCAGAAGCCGCACTTCAATGAGATGGCCAATGGACTGGAGGCCCTGGTGACTCCAGTAAGCAGTGCCGTAATGACTTCGAAGGCCAA GGATTGTAACCTAAAGCTGAAGAGGATGGCTCCATTTAAGTTGAACGCTTCGCCGGGCAGTGTTCCTCTACTGGACACTTCTCAGCTGAAACGTATCTTGGATAAGATGCCATCCGTGGAGGCTACCCAGCAGCTTGAGGCGCAGTTCAGCGAGGACCAGATCCGACACGCCATAGATCTCTGCCAGCATTTCACCAGACAGCTCGGCTCCCAGATCGAGGTTGTGGTCGGCATAGAGCCCCGTAGCTTAGTAGCCACACCTGAACCCATGGAAACCGAGGAAGTGGCCGTTGCCGAGGTGCCTCAGGAGGTGTTCGAGCCCATAGACCAACTGGATCCTTTGGAGATGACACAGGAGGATCCGGAGCTGCCGGAATCGGAGCAATTGCATCAGGCGGAGCAGCCCGAATTGTCGGAGATTCTAGAGCTTGAGGAGCAACCCGATGGAACCGGCCCAATGGGCTACATGGAGTCCACCATGTTCTTACTTCAGCCGGACGGGAGTTATAACCTCTACACTACTCAAGAGCCAATCACCGAGGAGATGCAGCCAATGTCTGTGCGCCAGATCGGCATTGACGACGGCCCCTTGATCATCCTAACCGGGGGCGATGGCCCGGTTCACTATAATGCCACTGACACGGTGGCCATCGACATCAACGAATCGTCTGTTTACATCCTAGACACGGAGGAGAGTGTTGTCTGCTATGTGGAGGATAGCGAGGGCAATGTACACCTCGACATGGACAGCTTGATTGAATACCTGCCGGAGGAGCAGGACGCCACGGTGGAGACGGTGAGCAGCAATGGAGTCTACACAGCTTCACCGATAGGTATGATGCCCATACCACCGCCGTCACCACCTGCAACAGAGGCTTTGTCGGAAGGAACCCCTGTGATTACAGCATTACTAGTCGAAGGCCCTGTGTTGGAAACAGGTGTGATGGATGCTTCCGTAATGGCAACTGCTGGGATGATGGCTCCTGTGATGGCTGCACCTGTGATGCCTGCTCCTGTGATAGCAGCTCCTGTTATGGAAAATGCTGTAAACGAAAAACCTGTGATGGAGGAACCTGTTCCAAGCACGAGCGCCCGTTGTAATACAGGTAAGATGAAGGTAGACACCTTTGATGCAGTCGTGGAACCCCCCCTCTCCCAGGCGCCAAATCCAGGGCATCCAAATGGATCCTCCCCGCCCGAGGAGGAAGGGAAGAGAAAGCGCCACATTCCCTGGGATCATGATTACGCTAAATGCACCTGGGAGACGATCCAGGGTTTTACGGATTAG
- the LOC6503970 gene encoding myosin-2 essential light chain isoform X2, whose amino-acid sequence MAAYTEDQLAEFQEAFNLFDNRGDGKIQLSQVGECLRALGQNPTESDVKKCTHQLKPDERISFEVFLPIYQAISKARSGDTADDFIEGLRHFDKDASGYISSAELRHLLTTLGEKLTDEEVEQLLANMEDQQGNINYEEFVRMVMSG is encoded by the coding sequence AATTCCAGGAGGCCTTCAATCTCTTTGACAACCGTGGCGATGGCAAGATCCAGCTCAGCCAGGTGGGCGAGTGCCTCAGGGCCTTGGGCCAGAACCCCACCGAGTCGGATGTGAAGAAGTGCACCCACCAACTGAAGCCCGATGAGCGCATTTCGTTCGAGGTCTTCCTGCCCATCTACCAGGCTATTTCGAAGGCCCGGTCGGGAGACACGGCCGACGATTTCATCGAGGGACTGCGTCACTTCGACAAGGACGCCAGTGGCTACATCTCCTCGGCCGAGCTGCGCCACCTGCTGACCACGCTCGGCGAGAAGCTGACCGATGAGGAGGTGGAGCAGCTGCTGGCCAACATGGAGGACCAGCAGGGCAACATCAACTACGAGGAGTTCGTGCGCATGGTTATGAGCGGTTAG